Part of the Cervus elaphus chromosome 18, mCerEla1.1, whole genome shotgun sequence genome is shown below.
GAATTCTCCCACTGTTGTAATGTATGAAGGATTCCAACCAGTTTCCTTCTCAGTAAAAGAAACATGTTATCCTTGCCACCTGCCTCCCTGGGAAATGGTGTTTATCCCTGCAGCTTTCCAAATGTCTCCTTGTTTCACTGTCCCAGTTAGCTGAGCCAGCCCTTGGCTGGAACTTATATGCAATTCAGTTAGAGGCAGATCCTGCCTCCTGCCCTTCTCTCCCCTTTTGTTACTAGCAGGTGCTTGATGACAAGTTACtcagaggcagggagagaaaagaaTGCTCCAAAGATGACCTGTAGCTCCTATCTCTTCCTGGTCCGTTTGTgtctgggagaaatatttgccCTTGGTTACATGCTCTTTCCCACTATGAGTcatgtctcttcctttctctcttcatcCTCCACCCCTACCTTTTCCTATAATGGCAAAACGACTTCTCCAGCTGTGCAGCCGAGCCAAATGACCAAACACGTCCAAGTGCAGGCAGATAGGTGTCTGTCCTATTTTTGGATAAATGTTGAAGTGGTGTCCTCTGATTTCTCTGACTGCTGCCTGGTCTTCTTTGCCACAGATACACGGCAACAGTCAAAAGCACAGAGAGGTGAGGTGGAGGAGAGACAGATGGTCACAAGTTGTGGTacagttttcattttagtttttgccATTGTCTTTAGGGCACAGGGTTCTAGGAGAGCCCCCATCCCCCCTACCAGGGTGCTTTTCATTTAAGAAGACATAAGTAACTTTCCTTTATGGTCTTAGCTGACTTAAGCTCCTTCCACTCAGTTCAGTTTCCTTTGACCCAATTCCATTGACTAGAGGTTTGAACAGAGGTTTCCAAAACAAATCAGTGAAGGGTGAAGATTGTGTTATTGGAACCTCCTGTTTTCCCTTGTCTGTCTTGATTTTCTCTTTGGTGGCGTGTCTTTTAATCAGTGTTGGATGCTCTCAAGTGGCACCCCACTCAAGGCCCTCCTGCTCAGGTCCCTAACATAGTtttcagcattcttttttttcagatcatCCATTCACATCGAAGTAATGGATGTCTACTAATAGATTGAAATGTTACCTCACCCACAGCTACCTTTCATTTAAAGAAGCATCACAGTGTAAGGTTTCAGAGGTAGCAGTCCAGATATAGTTTGAAGAAAGAAGCTGAAGAGTGGGtacaaaaatgatttaaaaatacaacagGGTGCATTCTTTTGCTTTGGGGGTTAACAGGGAGGAGAAATTGGGAAGATTAGATATGGAAgcccaaattatttttattcctaagAAGTATAACCTGAATATCTAGTATGTCCTTATCCTTTGCTCCATCCTGCTTCAAATCCTTCTCTTGTCCtccctatatacatatataccttgAAGGAAGGAAATATACCAAATCCTGATCTATGATAAGTTGCAGTAGTAGTCTTAATTTTTAATCGCAGCACTACCTATTTTTTATCTTAAAGTAATATGTAACCATGTAAAAATTCTTTAAACTCTTGTTATCTTAAGTAAACATTCAAAAATGATAAGATTGCAAGCTACAGAAACCAAGCTATTATTTATGTGATTTCTCCACTATGCTATTTAATTTGTCCTGGATTCAAATGAGACATTGTATGAGACtgtgttttctaaaatgtaaaattctataaaaataatattttagtattataaatttcaaaatggGAAACAGGGTAGTAAAAGAAATAGCAACTTTCTAAAACGCCAGAGAGAATGGTTCCTAACCAGTTTCTGTGTATTAATACTAGCATTTCCTACCCCTGAAcatgtgaaaataaatttcagataagAGAATTGAGAGTAGACAGGCATTACCCTGAAGGATGAAATATACTTGATGTGCTTTACATATAATTTTCCTAACTTAATAACTTATGAGTGAGAAAAATGGTGAGAAGGAACATCTTATTAGAATCAGTACTTTTCAAACTCCTCActcaaatgaagaaaattatgaTGTCAAAATGTGATTTTCACTCCAGCTCAGCAGTCATCCCAaattttcttcaattattttttcatatagccattcattcagaaaatattgaTTGAGCCTGTTAAGTGCTTGGCACCATTTTAGAATCCCAGAAAACAATAATGAAGTCACATTTTGGTTCTCAGAGACCTAACCAGCAGTCTAATGGGGTTAGTCAGCAGGCATAGTTTTATCATGCGGCAAGTGATAATAGGGGTCCTTACAAGATTTTACATGAAAACATAGAAGAGGCATTAATGTGAAGGAGTTTTGGAAACAGGAGGGGTTAGCACAGGCCAAGGGGAAGAGTGAGGCTGCCATGGAGACAGGAGAGGGCTGGGCACTTCAGTGAGTGCTTCAGAAGAGAATTGCTGAAGACCGTGTGTGGATAGTGAAGGCCTTGTGAACATTGCTGaagagtttgaattttattaaaagggCAATGACGTGTAATTGGTAATGTACACAGGGGAGGGGCATGGAGTCTTGATGAGATCACTTCTTTTTTGAAGGGGAACATGGATTGGAAAAGATCATATTGAAACTGGGAGtgagaccagttaggaggctatAGCAACTAGATAGGCAAAAGAAGATGGCAATGATCATGGTGGTGTAGCagtaattttagaagaaaaaaaaaatctacaaataaaataaattgtaattaatttaaaacatagaGTAATATATTATTCGGGGGGAAACTTCACAATGATGGAGATAGAATTATAAATCTAGGAATCCCTGTCATGAAAATTAAAGTCTCAGTCAACTTAACTATGCATTAATTCCTGTATTTATAGCATGCCAGTCCTTTGTTAGaaaattcatgattttaaaaattgatttaaaaaaatttctggactgaacaacaagattgCATATACATAGCCAAACTTCGTTCTCACAGAAAACAAGAAGATGGGAAACTCCTAAGAGATCCTTGAGTCCAATCCTCCCATTAAAGGTAGGAAACTGAGACCTTGAGATTAAACCATTTGCAGGAGGTGACATACCTCAGTAATGGCAGTGCTGAGATAGGCAGCCAGATGCCTGACCTGGAGGGGAGGGCTCTTTTCACTCAAGTCCAACAGTTTCCCAAGAAAATTATTTAAGTAAATTCATGGGATGTAGACAACTACTGAAAAGAGGGACTTTTAAGTTCTCCACATCTTTAAAGAGCATTTCACAAAGCCAAACACATACTTTATTATTGGAGGTAGGTCATTTTTCCAGATTAACTCACAGCAAGAAAATCTATGCCAATATCAGCAGCTACTCTTCACATACTAactttccaaaaataattttggaCTCTGGTCTGGTACTAGTATCCAAATACATGtgatttatattgttttcctttcttacttaaaaaattgaaaacagaaatatgagTTTATTTAGGATTAGCAAGAGACTGTTTTATGAAGAATATGAAGTATGGTTGGTTGAAGAACATGCTATTCTATCATATTCATCAAGTGATAGAAAAATTTATAGGGAACCTCTTAAGTgctgggaaaataaaaaattaaattaccaaTCATGTAATTTTTCACAAATATATTCCTGAATAAGCAATAACTCATGTGTGTTTACCTATTATAagtttttaataaggaaaaattagttttaaaaggtTCTTTATTAATGAACTTGAtatgaaataaaagcaataaacacattttataagttttaaaaagtttattataGATACTGGGAGAGTCGACCATCACCCACCTCTTCCCCACTCACAAATAAAAGAACCAACATATTTGTACATGAAACCTAGATCCACTTGGTACAAAATTTCAGTCTCTGAAATAAAATAGTTAATGACaaatctcaataaaaaataattttgaaaatgatcAATGCTATTCATAAATAAGGATATCATATAGTCTACTTGTTACAAGTTAATAGGTTATTTTTATATgactatgtatgtatattttggcTTTAAAACTTGCCAATTTGAAAAAACTTGCTATTTGAAAAGATAGaagccattatttatttaaatagatattttattaaTCAAATACTTTTGCTCAAACGACAtatccaaatattttttaaaaacatcttaaatataagGTATAACTATAAAGTCATGAGACTGATTGATCTTTTTGACTAACATAGTAACATCCATATTGTCAAATGAGTAGTAATGCTTTAATGATCATGAGTGTTTTCTAATAATGACCTAAGACAGTTTTGAAAAAATCTCTTTTGTAGTTACCTTCAAAAGAATATAAGCTTCATAATTTAATCATTCATTTGCTTGGTTCCCCAGTAGAATTCCAGTTCAATCATCCTTTATATTCACCAGTCTTAGAAActtgggaaaataaaattaattttcattgaatGAGGAGTTGTCATCTATGAAACTATTCAAAGGACTGTTAATCCAAGTTCTGATAGTAATTCTGAAATTTGAGCATTGACACACTTTTAGGATGTGTAAATTATAGTTAACCACTCACATTATAGACATCTTTTGTATAGGCCTATCATTTTagaatagagatttttaaaacaacagtgaCTCATAACACTGAAATAGGACTCTACagttcaaaaataataattttatactgTGCAGTAAGACTCATATTAGATAATATTTTGAAACTTTGTAgctattactttttaatttatatatacatagctCAGTAGCATGGACCCAATAAGTTAACAACTTTGCTGAAGTTAATACATGAATTACTGTAGCTGAAATTGTACTTAAGTATCAGAAATAGCCATTATTATACAGTGTTATTTAATAGCACCAATATTACTTGAAGGTAAAGAGAAACATTAATAAGAATGCAGAATACAGGATTAATTTTTAACTACAAGACAGAAATAATCTCTTAGATGAAATATCAGTTAGGTTTGTATTAAGATCACAGCCAGATAAACATTAGTCATGAAACATTTAAGGATTTCGCTtggaaaagtaagaaataaaagcCTTGTATATCTCTCTTTTGCATTCAATTACCAAAGAAGATGCATATGCTTATGTAATCTAGACAGTGCCATCTCACCAATGAAGTTCCTTATGGAAGATACATTTACTCCTTCTATATATTAGTACAAGAAGATAGCAAATATAAAAAGAGTGCTTTAAAGCAATCTGATTAGGGCGACATGTACAATAACTACAAAATATACAGTAAATTGAAACATCTTATTAAATATACCTGTAAGTTAACAATACCCTATTTAAAGGAACATGTCTTCATGAAtctattttcacatttatttgaGAGCCCCTATCGTCACTTTTGTTACTGTAATTTCTAGGATCTTTGTATTATCTTATCTCTAAGTATCCCTATGACTTTATCGGCAaaggttttaaaaagtattaCTTCCAGAGTGAAAAAATAGGAAATTCCTTATTTTTATGAGCAGTTGTACACAAAACTATTGTAGTGTTTGAGAGAAAGGTCTCTTGATCATTGCAGATTCATTGTTATAAAATGCATACCTTTGTACTAAAGAAAAAACTGTCTGCCTTTAAAATTAATTGTTGCCTACTGAATAATTCTGGTTATAAAGTTAGATATGAAATCCTTGACTTTTAATTAGAAAAGCATTATTTGAAAAGATCTGCCAATAAACATTCTACATGTGGTTGCCCATCTTAATAGCTTTCTTAATCTGAACAGTTGGGGAATTAACAGAACAGTAGTGCTTTTATGTTATAAAAACAAGTATTACAGTATCCAGATCTCTGGACCTGGGGCCCCAGTATTCAATCGTGGCTCAGTTGCAGGCTGACGGAAGAGAAGCTGCGTCCTACACTCGTACACAATGGGGCAATGACAACATCTGTCACACTCTTCCATATTGTCTGCACTGAAGGCAGGACCATTAGGCAGGTCTTTACAAAAGGCATTATAATCCTGGAATGGAGGAAGAGAGATATGTAAGGATTGCTGCTGTTACCAAATAAGGCCGCTGACTCTTGCACATGCATGAAAAGATACAACAGTGGTCCAATTCACCTAAGCCAGGTTGAGCATTTGAAACAAATCAACAGTGACCTACATTGTGATAAGAtacacaaaaaatatatttaaaaaaataaacaggcatGTATGTGATCAACACCAATATTATTTCTATTGGTAGCAGGCAATTTAAAAtagtaaagcaaaattaaacaaaatagtaAATTTATTTACTTGATCTCTGGCCCTAAATATTAACCTGCTTAAATCTTCATATTTCTCTGAAGTTCCACTTCCTGGTAGCTTTTCCTGTTGTCTTCCCTCCCCATTGGACCACGATAGGTTGGATACTCCGTTTTTGTGTTTCTGAAGTACTGAAACAAATTTCTTAATTCTCAAATTTACCAAAAGATATCATAAATAGATGATTATGTTTCTCTTTCATATTAGAATGTAAGCTTTTAAGCGAGGACATCCTTTACCCTTGGTAAACGTTTGAACTGAAGTGAATTTAACATTCTCTCATgctttatattattaatttttcataGTAATTATACACACTGAAAAGGGTTGTGTAGTGTAGCTAAAAGAGTCGTGCAATTATGTCAGAATCCTTAGACAAGAAGAACTCGAATAccctgaatttattttttctgtatgcCTTTTCTTAAAGTAactacatattttcatattcctcaggTTGGTTAAGTTTTTCAGTAATCCTCTGAATAATGTTGTCATTGTAGTGCTTTTTGGGCACAAAAGTATTTGTGAACTCTCAGGCATTGCTGGAGGGCTTTAAtagaatttttattattacttgGGTGAGCACAAAGAAGTAAGGTTGATTTTCTTGGTTTCCTATTAAATGGTGACTTAAATAAAGGTCTGTTGTATTTAGCCGAAAATGAAGAGGAGATCAGGCATTTGTCTgattttgagatatttttaaacTACTGAATTATTCATATGGACTTTctacaaaaattatatttatcttgTGTTTTTTTCCCAAGTGCTAAAGAtttgaagcaattttttttttaaagaaaattaattactAGGTGTTTTAGAGCTAAATGGTTGAATAGAAACCTGAGTGATGGTAACTTTTGACTTCTTATTCCATTATGTTTCTCACTTgatgtgtggctttgggcaattCCCTCCAAATTAATGTAAGAACAGGAAATCTTAGAGACCAGCTATCAGGCTTACCACTTACTATGCATCTCTGACATGTCCATATGATGCTGCCATTATGATGAACAATAAATAGAACTATTATGAAGtcagaatatataataaaaacaattatGACAAAATAATCTCAAATTGACTTGTTTAGATTGGAACGCTTCCTAACCAAATTCACTTTCCTCAGTATATAACgcattttccattctttcttagGCTGAGAAATTTTCTAACCTCTAGTGCCTTAGATCTCCATGTCCTAAGAGGGAAATAAGCACAGGACAAAAGTGTAGTTACCCACATTTGAGGACTCAGTTCATAGgattttaacttcattttcttcaagTTGTTCTCTCACTTTGGATCAGAGGATCCAATGATTCTTTGACAACAAACTTAAATTGTGTTCTAACATTCCAGCTGGTTCCCTTTCTGAAACTCCAGGCGATCTGGAGTGACCCACAATTTCGTTCAGGCTCAGTGTCAGCCTGAACAGTGTCAGCCTCAGTCATTTCTTAAACACATTTTATAATTAGCAAAATGATATATTCATCCATTGGACAATAAATCCCTGAGAACTGGGACTTTTGTTTAGCTTTGTATTTATAGTGTCACGCAGATTGCCTTGTCACAGCAGTTAGCTGTATTAAAACCTTCTGGGAAATGAGACTGTTACTATTGCATTTCTATCAGTTAGATTATAAATCTGAATTACATTCAAGCAAAAGTAAAAGGCAGAGTAAAATGTATCAAGTTACATTTCTTTGATATGATCCACTTATGACCTGCGTTTGTCAAATGGCATACAGATTCAAACCCGTCTCTGATATGAACTCAAACCAATTCACCTGTTCCTAATGTCCTGTATACTTCTGTCCTAGGATCCAACATCATCAGACTGAGTTGTgagtgctttgttgttgtttgtttaaataATCTAAAGTCAGATCTGTTGTGACCACGGAGTGTGGTTCAAAGAGCTTTTAACTGCATATTTTCATAGCCTTGACCACCAAAAAATaaggttttaaaataagttaGCTCTTCTATGAGACCTTTCCTTGATCTGGTCTT
Proteins encoded:
- the CAV2 gene encoding caveolin-2 isoform X2; translated protein: MGLETEKADVQLFMDDDSYSRHSSVDYADPDKFVDPGSDRDPHRLNSHLKDYNAFCKDLPNGPAFSADNMEECDRCCHCPIVYECRTQLLFRQPATEPRLNTGAPGPEIWIL